The genomic region AATATGGACACTTGACTTTATGGTAGCCACACTGAagctttgtaactaatttggccATATGCTTAGACTAATTTTAATTCAGTATTTCCATAGaagcttctgtgtttttgttcacatatgtaacaatggtcattattgccaaacagttcaattgtAGTTTCTTCAGAACACAGAACATGTTTCAGAAAATACAGTTCTTAATCCCTGAATCCATTTGCAAACAGTAATATGTTTTCATGTTGGTTTTTGAGTAATGGCTTTTTGCTCTGAGTctcctttcagcccatgttaaGACTATAGTAATTTCACTATGGATAATGATATTCAGCAGCTTTAAACAGCATATTCACAAGACATTCCTAATTTTAAAGGCATGGTAATTTTAGTTTGTAAACATCTGACTTTGAAAAGAgtaattaaacatatttaaaacaaattctcACTTATTAGTTTTGGCATTTAGCACAccaaaatattttcagtaatCCTAAATGAACTTAATTGAAACAAGATGTTATATAAACAGACATAATCATTGTTACTGTGAAATGGAGGGAAATGGTACAACATCTGAAGAATGTGGTGTACATTAGTATTTGACCTCCTTTACGCTGATACCCCTAACTGATAACCTGCTCAACCAGTTGCATTTAAAAGTCAGTAGGAAAAGCCTCTGCAATAAATAcagctattctgtgaaggcctcagaaattGTTACGGAACAGTAGCTAAGAAACAACTGATCCCTCCCATGTGTCCAGCATGacacaaggtggtggcagcatcatgctgtggggatgctattTTTTGCAATGACAGGGAAACTGGCCAGATTTGATGGGTAGATGGCTGAAGATAAAGAAACAGCAATAATGAAGCAAAACCTGGAATAAACTGCGAAAGACATGAGTCTGAGGCAGAGGTTCATTTTCCAAGACTATTCATTTGACTGGATAAAATGGCATTGCCACTAGTGTGAGATGCCTGGGATGtaaattcatttattatttcttttcagCAAAGATGCAAAAGTATCATTCCTCCTGTTGTCTGTCAGAAACAGAATAAACCTTcagatttcctttttttgtacTTTGCAAATAATCCAATTCAAACAAAACATTCTGAAgaatccatttttattttcagtttaagaTGTCTACACAACATAGGGTTTGTTCAGTGAAAATCAGGTGCATGTGAACCTGTATTGAAGGGATGTTTTTTAGCAGCACAAAGAGAATAGTGTTCAAAAAACAATATTGCCTGACAGGACACTTGATGTCTTCTGTTTTAATCCCCTCTCTTAACATCCCCACAAAGTCCGATTGGATGGGAGGTACTGCACTTTCCATTAAGCCAAAATAACATAGAATTATTTCATAGTactaaggtaaaaaaaaaggtaaataggTTTATAGAagaaaaatcacattaaaaggtcTTTTTGTCATCTTCTAGTGTCTTTGCTGTAGAAAAACCACAGTATAGCTGCCTTTTGGTATGAGAATAATATACATTTAGCTGTCACAGAGATCTGCTTATAATACTACCAAACTGTTTGCAAATGTCCagatgttaaaaaagaaaaaccacaaACACACTATAAGCGCATTCATCTTTTAGAAATGTATAATAGCACAGAAGTATATAAACCTTCTCACAGAGAAGACAGTAACATAAAGTTTCatactttaaataatttaacacGGTGTTCACATTTTAACGTTCATCCTTTACAATCATTTTGCGTCATTCCTGATGGCCAAGCAAGTGGTTCAAAAGTCTTAAAAGTGCAACTGAAGAGCTCCTCTATGATGTTTTCTGTGGATTTGTATGTTACAACTGCTGTGATTGGATTAAAGTGTGGGGAATCATTACTGATGAGTAATACATTGATAATACACTGATGATGCTGAGGTCATGCTGATAGTTATATGCATTTTTCCTGCATGTTTGGAGTCTTATCTGTGAGGGTCACCGGCAGAGCTGTGTCCTTAGGGCCAATAGGAAGGTGATTAGGCATCGTACATGCCATGTTGTCCTCTAGTTCCCTCTGCAGGAGCACTGTCTGAGCCTGCGATTCCTCCTGTGTGCACTGCAATGTCTGTGATGCTGCTGGACTAGATCCGTCCTCTGACCTGGCCTGAAATGAGGCCATCCCCATCATGTTCCCACAACTTGGGTACAGGACAGTTCGTAGGGTGCTGACTCTTTCCATTGGCTCCCGGGTCACCAGTGATGGGGAATCCCTTGAGACCATGGAGGAGGAGACGGCACCATCTGCACAATGAAAGCGTCCTCCTCCCCGTCGTCCCCTGCCACCCATTTTACAGAACAGACACTTGATCTTCTCCAGCACTTTGAGAACCACTGTCTTTTTCAGGAGGATGTAGAACCAAGGGTCTAGGATGGGGTTGACGGAGGCCATGCGGATGGCATTGAGGTCCTTGTTCAACCCAGAATTCTGCGATGTTTGGTttgtgaacagctgattttcgAAGATCCTCAACTGATGATAGAAAACACAAATTATAAATTACTTTAACAGGCAcacacaatttttttaaatcaccagAAAACAGCATTCAAAACTGCAGAAAGCTTTCATACTCATCAAACTTTTACATCTTTGAATCTTTTAGAATAGACGTTATGTGCTAAACCAACACAGAAAGTGTGAAGTGAAAGACAAACAGGTTGTTGATGtacttttccttttatttacaGCAAGTCTGTCTTACTGGTTTTGGACTCTAAACATCAATAATCAAGTCTCGCCACaacatctcaattggatttttgactgggccaatctAACACTTAAATATGCATTGCTCTAAACCGGTTAAttttagctctggttgtatgttcagGGTTACTGTCCTGCTGGGTGGTAAACCTCTGAACCAAATAagcaccacacttttcagatttttatttgcagaacattttgaaaaccatgtacgttttcttttcacttcagaattttgcactactttttgttgtttggtcacataaaatcccaatagaatACATAAAAGGTCGTtgatataatgtgacaaaatgtgaaaaaagtgtaATGGCTTTTATAAAGTGCTGTACATTAATACCATGAATGATCCAATCCTTAAAGACCTCTCACTGATAGCGAGCTTTGTGGGACCACAGTGGAATCTAAATGGGAATGGGCCAACAAAAGCAGTTCTCGCTGTCTTCAGAAATTAGCTTTTGGCTGTTGCTTCCCATGAGTCTAACCGACACTCATTTTTTCTTCAAGCCAGAGGCACACACATCTCAATGTTTAACAGCTCTACTTTTTTTCAAGTATTCATCCATGTGCACATTTAAACTCTTTTATGGCCTCTAAAAATTAACAACCCAATTATATGAGCCATGAAGGGCTTCCATTCCACCTTTTAGTTCGAATGCGCAAGATGTGAGATGAGACcgttttgtttctaaataagccaaacaaaaaggaaatgttgCACCAAATCGTTGACGTGTTTGACCACTGATCTTATGGTCCAATGTCACTATATAGAtctttatatataaatagaaaTACAGAGACTAGgtatacatgcatacataatCCTTTTCCCCACAGATTAAAGGTTTCACTAAtagcaaaatgtgttttaataaatctgTATTAAGAATACAATAATTtcctatttaatgtttttacccTGTTTTAATGCTAATGGGATAGGTTTTTACACTGGTTTATGGTGGGGAATCAAGAATTAAAGTTGCTTCCTATTAACTTTTCAAGTTTAAAAGTTACAAGTACACTGCACACATAAGTCCCTCGACCTAAACTAGTTCCAGCTATTTACACCACATATTTTGGATATAATTTAACTTAGCCATCAAATTGTTGATTACCTTTCCCATCTGAACTGCTTGGTTTTTTATGAAATTACATATTTAATCTCTAGTTTGCATCAGAGCGAATGCAGTGAGAGCCACTCTGTTGTATTTTGTTGCATCATTGCATGGAAATAAAATCTATTGTTacaacataaaatgtaaaaataaacctCGGATACAAACACCCCAAGCTTTCCACTCTGCTCttcataaattatattttgtatattcCTTCAAATAGGGGGTGTTGTTATTAccaaattgcatttttttaattaataattttttttaaataattttaagatTTGGCCTAAAGCTGCAAACTCAAGaatgaaagtaaaaataaaaaaaataataataataatttgcgTAATTTTTTAAACCACTTTTTCTGCGGGTACTTGTTTGGGTCCTATGGTAAGTGAGTTCATCTCTGGAGAGGGCTAAGTATTTTCAGATTGGCCAGTGGGTTATGTCGCAATTTTCTTGTGCATTGTGTTGTGCATTTTCACCATGCACAACACTCCTCACAGACTGGAGATGCAAATAATCAATAGAAGAGCAACGACAAGtgacctttttcttttcttttttttactttgctgaGTATGCCTGCCACCCCCAGTGCCGCGCAGCCCTGTGCAAGCTGTAGCTACCACGTTAACAACCGCCACAagtagcaaaaaataaaaatgaaaacctcAGCGGGTGTCATGTGCTTTAGGGAGCTGTCGACCTGTCAGATTTACGCCCCATTTTGATAGTCTTCCTGTCAGATAACCAACAGAAACTATGCCAAAAGCATGGTTTACAAACTGAACATGACTGTGAACAACCACACATGCATCATCTAGCAACAACGATCACAAATAAGAACACAAAGTTTAGAGAGCCTAGGATCAACCAGTTGACTTCCTGTTTATTTCTAATGCTGTTAAAATTAGACTTTTCAATGCTTTCTTACCCTGAAGATGTGCGCGCACATAGAAAGCATGTTTAGGTATATTTATCCCATACTCACAACTAAAGGTATCGAGCAGATGAGAACCACGGCGGAGGTTCCGATGAGCACGACCACCATCTGGATTTCCGCTCCGGCTAACCGTCTGAAGCTCCGCCTGCGCCGGAGCTCCGCGATGCGCCGCGGGTCCGTGCCCAAAGAGGTGCGGCGGATGAAGCGCCTGTGCATCAGGATCAGCGCTCCGCACACCATCACGTTGCAGAAGACTGTGGCCAGCACGATCACCGAGTTCACCCCCGCGTAGATCAGGTTGAAAGTTCTCACTGTGGTGTTGTTGCTCTGCCAGTCGATGAAGCACCAGGTCCCCGGCGCTTGGAGCTTCACCTGTCCTATGCCCGCGATGGGCAGCGCGCAAAACACGAGGCTCGTCACGTACACGGCAAAGAGCGTCAGCGCCGCAAGTCTCTGGTTGACAAACTCGTTGTAAAAGTAAGCATGATTTATTGCCAGGAACCTTTCCACGGACATGGTGAACACGATGCTAAGTTGTACCAAGAAGAAGTAGAGTAGGATGAAGCCGGAGTATTGGCACAGGGGCTCTCCTCCCGGCCAGGAGCCATTTACGTAGGTGGCGAGGGTGACGGGGCTGGCCAGAACGGTGCCCAGGAGGTCTGTCACCGCCAGCCCGCACACGAGAGTGTAAAAGGTTGTTTCCTTCTGCTCCTTCCGCGAGAGGCGCAGAACCACGATGGCGATGACATTTCCAAGCACCCCGAAAATAAACATGATCGCCGGGATGGTGAGCGGACGAGAAGACGGCGGTTCCGCCGTGGTGTTCATAGCTGCGAGCGAGCTGTTCAACATTCTCCTCTCAGTTCCAAAGGACAAACACTTTCCATCAACGCGTCTTGTTCTTTGCTGAAAGAATCCATTGTGTCCACCAAGCGTCCGTTTTTACGCACAGAAGCATATCTCCATTTTAATCACGGAAGAAGCACGAATCCACGAGCGAAAGACGTTTTGGTTTCGTTGAATGCTTCGAGGCTTGTACCTTCGCGTCTTCATCACATCCACAAACTTGACAGGGAAGTATGAGTTTGCACGTCAGCTCCTCCTATACGCGTCTGAGGTTTTATCAGGGTGTGCGTCCAGAGCGCAGAGGCGAGGAGGCG from Girardinichthys multiradiatus isolate DD_20200921_A chromosome 8, DD_fGirMul_XY1, whole genome shotgun sequence harbors:
- the ptger4b gene encoding prostaglandin E receptor 4 (subtype EP4) b codes for the protein MLNSSLAAMNTTAEPPSSRPLTIPAIMFIFGVLGNVIAIVVLRLSRKEQKETTFYTLVCGLAVTDLLGTVLASPVTLATYVNGSWPGGEPLCQYSGFILLYFFLVQLSIVFTMSVERFLAINHAYFYNEFVNQRLAALTLFAVYVTSLVFCALPIAGIGQVKLQAPGTWCFIDWQSNNTTVRTFNLIYAGVNSVIVLATVFCNVMVCGALILMHRRFIRRTSLGTDPRRIAELRRRRSFRRLAGAEIQMVVVLIGTSAVVLICSIPLVLRIFENQLFTNQTSQNSGLNKDLNAIRMASVNPILDPWFYILLKKTVVLKVLEKIKCLFCKMGGRGRRGGGRFHCADGAVSSSMVSRDSPSLVTREPMERVSTLRTVLYPSCGNMMGMASFQARSEDGSSPAASQTLQCTQEESQAQTVLLQRELEDNMACTMPNHLPIGPKDTALPVTLTDKTPNMQEKCI